From a region of the Syngnathoides biaculeatus isolate LvHL_M chromosome 2, ASM1980259v1, whole genome shotgun sequence genome:
- the LOC133504552 gene encoding galactose-specific lectin nattectin-like isoform X2 produces the protein MVLICGQSSSALRIMSSKMAFSFRSSFLLFGFCGLLTGAWSKPTDHAKENCCPKGWTQVDCRCFIYQDRRRALADAESVCNILGGNLASVHSALEYAVVLELVRASSDSTDDVWLGLHEAIEEGSFFWTDGSEVDFTAFNNDDDDGDCIELEFSDGLWDNDSCSDTNRFVCARDADQCEY, from the exons ATGGTGCTCATTTGCGGACAGTCATCCTCAGCATTAAGGAtcatgagttcaaag ATGGCATTTTCCTTTCGCTCCTCGTTCCTTCTCTTCGGATTTTGTGGACTTTTGACTGGAGCC TGGTCGAAACCAACTGATCATGCAAAAG AAAACTGCTGTCCTAAAGGCTGGACTCAGGTGGACTGCCGTTGTTTCATTTATCAAGATAGACGCAGGGCGTTGGCAGATGCAGAG AGCGTCTGCAACATTCTCGGTGGGAATCTAGCCTCGGTCCACAGCGCTTTGGAATATGCTGTCGTTCTCGAACTGGTTCGGGCATCTTCTGATTCGACTGATGACGTTTGGTTGGGATTACACGAGGCGATAGAG GAAGGTTCCTTCTTCTGGACTGATGGCTCAGAAGTTGATTTCACAGCCTTCAACAATGACGACGATGATGGAGATTGCATTGAGCTTGAATTCAGCG ATGGTCTCTGGGACAATGACAGCTGCAGTGACACCAACAGATTTGTTTGTGCCCGAGATGCTGACCAATGCGAGTACTGA
- the LOC133504552 gene encoding galactose-specific lectin nattectin-like isoform X1 yields MLALTDRVKSIVNVGLQATPRQDSLPIPPRLKPPPTVIRKPLLHSKVLSMAFSFRSSFLLFGFCGLLTGAWSKPTDHAKENCCPKGWTQVDCRCFIYQDRRRALADAESVCNILGGNLASVHSALEYAVVLELVRASSDSTDDVWLGLHEAIEEGSFFWTDGSEVDFTAFNNDDDDGDCIELEFSDGLWDNDSCSDTNRFVCARDADQCEY; encoded by the exons ATGTTAGCTCTGACGGATAGGGTGAAATCTATTGTCAATGTTGGACTCCAGGCCACACCGCGCCAAGATTCTCTTCCTATCCCCCCTCGCCTAAAACCACCGCCCACTGTGATCCGAAAGCCCCTTCTCCACTCAAAAGTCTTATCT ATGGCATTTTCCTTTCGCTCCTCGTTCCTTCTCTTCGGATTTTGTGGACTTTTGACTGGAGCC TGGTCGAAACCAACTGATCATGCAAAAG AAAACTGCTGTCCTAAAGGCTGGACTCAGGTGGACTGCCGTTGTTTCATTTATCAAGATAGACGCAGGGCGTTGGCAGATGCAGAG AGCGTCTGCAACATTCTCGGTGGGAATCTAGCCTCGGTCCACAGCGCTTTGGAATATGCTGTCGTTCTCGAACTGGTTCGGGCATCTTCTGATTCGACTGATGACGTTTGGTTGGGATTACACGAGGCGATAGAG GAAGGTTCCTTCTTCTGGACTGATGGCTCAGAAGTTGATTTCACAGCCTTCAACAATGACGACGATGATGGAGATTGCATTGAGCTTGAATTCAGCG ATGGTCTCTGGGACAATGACAGCTGCAGTGACACCAACAGATTTGTTTGTGCCCGAGATGCTGACCAATGCGAGTACTGA